From the genome of Thermithiobacillus plumbiphilus, one region includes:
- the trpE gene encoding anthranilate synthase component I, giving the protein MTPEQFKNLAAQGYNRIPLSREILADLDTPLSAYLKLAHGPYSYLLESVQGGEKWGRYSIIGLPARTLLRVRGQEITLEIAGETVEQHQAIDPLQWIEEYQQRFRVAPVESLPRFSGGLVGYFGYDTVRYIEPRLQGRQKPDPLGTPDILLLLSEEVVVFDNLRGRLHLIVHADPALPRAYENAQARLDQLVAALREPLPAQASLGQAREVGEADFQSSFSREGYENAVNRIKAYIREGDVMQVVPSQRMSIPFAAAPLDLYRALRGLNPSPYMFFFDLDEFHIVGASPEILTRLEDGEVTVRPIAGTRPRGSTTAEDQALEAELLADPKERAEHLMLIDLARNDVGRVAETGSVRVTQNMAIERYSHVMHIVSNVTGQLKQGLNAMDVLRATFPAGTVSGAPKIRAMEIIDELEPVKRGIYAGAVGYLSWTGNMDTAIAIRTAVIKAGMLHIQAGGGIVADSVPALEWEETLNKRRATFRAVALAEAGLTETQQGERPCS; this is encoded by the coding sequence ACCTGCTGGAATCAGTGCAGGGTGGTGAAAAATGGGGCCGCTACTCCATCATTGGCCTGCCGGCCAGGACCTTGCTGCGCGTTCGCGGGCAGGAGATCACACTTGAAATTGCGGGCGAAACGGTCGAGCAGCACCAGGCAATCGATCCCCTGCAGTGGATCGAGGAATACCAGCAGCGTTTCCGGGTGGCGCCTGTAGAGAGTCTGCCGCGTTTTTCCGGCGGGCTGGTCGGCTATTTCGGCTATGATACCGTGCGCTACATCGAACCCAGGCTGCAGGGCAGGCAAAAGCCTGATCCTCTGGGAACGCCGGACATCCTGTTGCTGCTATCCGAAGAAGTGGTGGTCTTCGACAATCTGCGTGGTCGCCTGCACCTGATCGTGCATGCCGATCCCGCCTTGCCCCGGGCTTACGAAAACGCCCAGGCCCGGCTCGACCAACTCGTAGCCGCATTGCGCGAGCCCTTGCCTGCGCAGGCGTCGCTCGGCCAGGCCCGCGAGGTCGGCGAGGCGGACTTCCAGTCCAGCTTCAGCCGCGAGGGCTATGAAAATGCGGTGAACCGGATCAAGGCCTATATCCGCGAAGGCGATGTCATGCAGGTGGTGCCTTCCCAGCGCATGTCCATTCCCTTTGCCGCCGCCCCCCTGGACCTCTACCGTGCCTTGCGCGGGCTCAATCCCTCACCCTACATGTTCTTCTTCGATCTCGACGAATTTCATATCGTCGGGGCCTCCCCGGAAATCCTGACGCGCCTGGAAGACGGCGAGGTAACGGTCCGCCCCATTGCCGGGACGCGGCCACGCGGCAGCACCACGGCCGAGGATCAGGCGCTGGAGGCGGAGCTGCTGGCCGATCCCAAGGAGCGCGCCGAACACCTGATGCTGATCGACTTGGCACGCAACGACGTGGGCCGGGTAGCCGAGACCGGCTCGGTGCGGGTCACCCAGAACATGGCCATTGAGCGCTACTCGCACGTCATGCACATCGTGTCCAATGTCACCGGGCAACTGAAGCAGGGGCTCAATGCCATGGATGTCCTGCGTGCAACCTTTCCGGCCGGCACCGTTTCAGGGGCGCCCAAGATCCGCGCCATGGAGATCATCGACGAGCTGGAGCCGGTCAAGCGGGGCATCTATGCCGGCGCGGTGGGATACCTGTCCTGGACGGGCAACATGGATACCGCCATTGCCATCCGCACCGCGGTCATCAAGGCAGGCATGCTGCACATCCAGGCTGGGGGCGGCATCGTGGCGGATTCCGTGCCCGCGCTGGAATGGGAAGAGACCCTGAACAAGCGCCGTGCGACCTTCCGGGCCGTCGCGCTGGCCGAGGCCGGCCTGACCGAAACGCAGCAAGGAGAACGGCCATGCTCCTGA
- the pabA gene encoding aminodeoxychorismate/anthranilate synthase component II yields the protein MLLMIDNYDSFTYNLVQYFGELGADVAVHRNDRITLAEIEALAPERIVISPGPCTPNEAGISMDVIRHFAGRLPILGVCLGHQAIGQVFGGHVIHAREVMHGKTSPILHQQEGVFRALPVPFEATRYHSLVVERETLPDCLAVTAWTAEGDIMGLRHKSLAIEGVQFHPESIMTAHGKELLNNFLQQPAGADSA from the coding sequence ATGCTCCTGATGATCGACAACTATGACAGCTTCACCTACAACCTCGTGCAGTACTTTGGCGAACTGGGCGCGGATGTCGCCGTGCACCGCAACGACCGGATCACCCTGGCCGAGATCGAGGCGCTGGCGCCTGAGCGCATCGTGATCTCGCCGGGCCCCTGCACGCCCAATGAAGCGGGAATTTCCATGGACGTCATCCGCCACTTTGCCGGACGTCTGCCGATCCTCGGCGTCTGCCTTGGTCATCAGGCCATCGGCCAGGTGTTTGGTGGCCATGTCATTCACGCCAGGGAAGTCATGCATGGCAAGACTTCCCCGATCCTGCATCAACAGGAGGGCGTGTTCAGGGCATTGCCGGTCCCCTTCGAGGCCACCCGCTATCATTCCCTGGTGGTCGAGCGCGAGACCCTGCCGGATTGCCTAGCGGTGACTGCCTGGACTGCCGAGGGCGACATCATGGGGCTGCGTCACAAGTCACTGGCCATCGAGGGCGTGCAGTTTCATCCCGAATCAATCATGACCGCGCATGGCAAGGAATTGCTGAACAACTTCCTGCAACAGCCTGCCGGAGCGGACAGCGCATGA
- the trpD gene encoding anthranilate phosphoribosyltransferase, translating to MIQTAIKQVVEGADLSREQARAVFQQIMSGEATPAQVGALLVGMRMKGETVEEIVGAAQVMRAMASRVNIDVPHLVDTCGTGGDGRHTFNISTTAALVAAAAGAVVAKHGNRSVSSTCGSADVLEAAGLRLALSPQQAQDCMAMVGAGFLFAPAHHGAMKHAIGPRRDIGIRTLFNLLGPLTNPAGAPNQVVGVFAERWLTPLAEVLRELGSRHVLVVHGSDGLDEITISGPTEIAELRDGRIIRDQIRPEDFGLQCAPLSALQVADVQSALRVMLEVLEGGQGPRRDVVLLNAGAAIYVAGLAATLALGVERAREALDSGRALAKLRELAQWTQALPA from the coding sequence ATGATCCAGACAGCCATCAAGCAGGTCGTTGAAGGCGCTGATCTGTCGCGCGAGCAGGCCCGCGCGGTCTTTCAGCAGATCATGTCCGGCGAGGCCACGCCCGCCCAGGTTGGGGCCCTGCTGGTCGGGATGCGCATGAAGGGCGAGACGGTGGAGGAAATCGTGGGCGCGGCCCAGGTCATGCGTGCCATGGCCAGCCGGGTCAATATTGATGTACCGCACCTGGTCGATACCTGCGGCACCGGGGGTGATGGCCGCCATACCTTCAACATCTCCACGACTGCCGCGCTGGTGGCGGCCGCGGCCGGTGCGGTGGTGGCCAAGCACGGCAACCGCTCGGTATCCAGTACCTGCGGCAGTGCCGACGTGCTGGAGGCGGCCGGCCTGCGCCTGGCGCTCTCGCCGCAGCAGGCGCAGGACTGCATGGCGATGGTCGGCGCCGGGTTCCTGTTTGCGCCTGCCCATCACGGCGCCATGAAGCATGCCATCGGGCCGCGGCGGGATATCGGTATCCGTACCCTGTTCAATCTGCTGGGGCCGCTCACCAACCCTGCCGGTGCGCCGAACCAGGTGGTCGGGGTATTCGCCGAACGCTGGCTCACGCCCCTGGCCGAGGTATTGCGGGAGCTGGGCAGCCGGCATGTGCTGGTGGTGCATGGTAGCGACGGGCTCGATGAGATCACGATCAGCGGTCCCACCGAGATTGCCGAACTGCGCGATGGGCGCATCATCCGCGATCAGATCCGGCCGGAGGACTTTGGCCTGCAATGCGCGCCCCTGTCGGCGCTGCAGGTGGCTGATGTGCAGTCCGCCTTGCGGGTCATGCTGGAAGTGCTGGAGGGCGGGCAGGGGCCAAGGCGGGATGTGGTCCTGCTCAATGCCGGTGCCGCCATTTACGTCGCCGGGCTTGCCGCAACACTGGCGCTCGGGGTCGAGCGCGCCCGCGAGGCCCTGGACAGTGGCAGGGCCTTGGCCAAGCTGCGTGAGCTCGCGCAATGGACACAGGCACTGCCCGCATGA
- the trpC gene encoding indole-3-glycerol phosphate synthase TrpC: MSQSDILDRILARKAQEVAERKARQPLETLQSAVSMASPPRDFVGALWQRARAAHPEPAVIAEIKKASPSRGLIRPDFNPVEIARSYASHGAACLSVLTDVDFFQGADAYLTAAREACDLPVLRKEFIIDPYQVWEARAIGADAILLIVAALSLQQLVALEAQAHALGMGVLVEVHDAAELALARQLRTPLIGVNNRDLRTFETRLENSLELLPLLGPDRLLVSESGIHTAADVARLQAAGIHAFLVGEAFMRQPDPGAALQSLFHSGKV; the protein is encoded by the coding sequence ATGAGCCAGTCTGATATCCTCGACCGCATTCTCGCCCGGAAGGCCCAGGAAGTGGCTGAGCGCAAGGCCCGCCAGCCGTTGGAAACCCTGCAGTCCGCCGTGAGCATGGCGTCCCCGCCGCGTGATTTCGTCGGTGCGCTCTGGCAACGGGCACGCGCCGCGCATCCCGAGCCCGCCGTCATTGCCGAAATCAAGAAGGCCTCGCCCTCCAGGGGACTCATCCGGCCGGATTTCAATCCCGTCGAAATCGCCCGCTCCTATGCCAGCCATGGTGCGGCCTGTCTTTCCGTGCTGACGGATGTCGATTTCTTCCAGGGTGCCGATGCCTATCTGACCGCTGCGCGGGAAGCCTGTGATCTCCCGGTGCTGCGCAAGGAGTTCATCATCGATCCCTATCAGGTCTGGGAGGCGCGAGCCATCGGCGCTGATGCCATCCTCTTGATCGTCGCGGCGCTGTCGCTGCAACAGCTGGTGGCACTTGAGGCTCAGGCGCACGCCCTGGGGATGGGAGTGCTGGTGGAAGTGCATGATGCCGCGGAGCTGGCGCTGGCCCGGCAGCTCAGGACGCCCCTGATCGGAGTGAACAATCGTGACCTGCGCACCTTCGAGACCCGGCTGGAAAACAGTCTGGAACTCCTGCCCCTGTTGGGCCCCGACCGCCTGCTGGTCAGTGAAAGTGGCATCCACACGGCCGCGGACGTCGCCCGGCTCCAGGCCGCCGGTATTCACGCCTTTCTGGTGGGCGAGGCCTTCATGCGCCAGCCTGATCCTGGTGCGGCCTTGCAGTCCTTGTTTCATTCCGGCAAGGTATGA
- a CDS encoding OsmC family protein, with amino-acid sequence MKARVKWLGQDGMAFVAESGSGHALVLDGSSDAGGRNLGPRPMELVLMGLGGCSSFDVVLILKRSRQDIHDCVVEIDSERAESDPKVFTRIHLHYIVTGRNLDPGRVERAIQLSAEKYCSASIMLEKTAEITHDFEVRPVD; translated from the coding sequence ATGAAGGCAAGAGTGAAATGGCTTGGGCAGGATGGCATGGCCTTTGTGGCGGAATCCGGCAGTGGCCATGCCCTGGTGCTGGACGGCTCTTCGGATGCCGGCGGGCGGAACCTCGGTCCCCGTCCCATGGAATTGGTGCTGATGGGACTCGGGGGTTGCAGCAGCTTCGATGTCGTGCTGATCCTCAAGCGTTCGCGCCAGGACATTCACGACTGCGTGGTCGAGATCGATTCCGAGCGGGCAGAGAGTGATCCCAAGGTGTTCACCCGCATTCACCTGCACTACATCGTCACCGGCCGCAACCTTGATCCTGGCCGCGTCGAACGGGCCATTCAGCTTTCCGCCGAGAAATATTGCTCGGCCAGCATCATGCTGGAAAAGACTGCCGAGATCACACACGACTTCGAAGTAAGGCCCGTGGACTGA